CACTATCAACAAAATCATAAAGTACAAAGCATTGAATAAAAAAGCCAAAATCTTCGAACCAAATAGCATCTCTGCATCTCGCGCGTAAGCAGGAGGTGAAGAGTGAGATCGCGAGTTTAATTCTATAAATATGGACTGAAACCTGAGTTGGGCCAtgtaaaatggaaaaaactacAAACAAATGTCAtgaaacaagaaacaaagcaAAACAGCGTATCAGATAGAGGAGTAGAGACCTGCAAGATCTTGTTGGGCTGTAAGGTTTTTGTGCATCTCAACGAGTTTATCGCAAATGATGGCGTACGCAGCAATCTGCTTGCGGAGAGTGTCCAGCTGCTCATCCGTCATAACCTTCACATACAGCATCCCTCCATTTCCATTCCCATTCGCATTAACTTCAATATTACCAACATTTCCATTCTGCACTTGCTCCTCCCTCTGTCGCTGCTGCTGctgatgttgatgatgatgatggggcTGGTGGTCATGATTTCCTTGCTCCTCCCACTCCATCATGTTAAATTCAGTCATCAAACTCTcggtctctctttctctctctctctctcgctcgcaGAGAAAAAATGAAGTCAGTGCGGCCTTTGGCAGGGGAGGAATGGAAGATTAACGAGAAAGTAAAGAAAGAGACAAAACGGGCCAGAGAcccaaaacagagagagagagagaggcgtggAAGAAAAGTGTGCCTCAGTTGTTGGGAGGCGCAGTACCCTAATGCGCGTATTTTAGCGTCACCATGTGTCTCGTGCGCATTTTGCGATTTTCTTTGACAATTTTATTACCAGTTTGACGTGAACCAACCGACAGATAATGTACGAGTACGGGGTTtctatgaatagaaaaatatgcaGAATGTTTTGTTTGGACTCTGGGCCTTccattatttttacttaatttatttGATACAATAAtactttcttctctatttttttttttttactttattaattGTTTTACTTGAATATGGTACTTTAAAACTTCTTAAAAACATCCTAAAtgatcttcttttaatttttttttattctttaataaaatttcacatTGAACgagttattaaaaattaaaatttattatacatcaatcactatttattctCACACCCAtatctatagtttttttatagagtgtagaggtttttttataaaatataagatattttttataaggtatgaAATGTAGAGTGGTGAATTATAATTGATGAGAagagtttttcttaaaaatattgcaTTTAATCGCATCAATAAATGTGACATAATTTAAATAGTTTCACTTATTAATCACATGAACATAAAGTTATCTGAGCGATGCCACATTGGCCAAGTTTGACTTATACCGAGTGAGAAGTAatattttgatgtattaatTGTCAAAATCCTtgatatgtaattaattaagaatatatttccaattgtcactgaaaaaaaaaaccaaaagatttATGTtgacataatataataattataaaaagattatatggAGTTTTTCTTCCAAACTTGATGGTAAGAACTTCAATCAATTTAatgtatataaattttatttgaacatgtgagaaatctttatttttatataatatgaatttaTCACTTTTTTGCAATTCAAGATCTCAATTTATTAACTTTCAAAAAATTGATACCTAGACTTCGTAAAAAATTGCAATATTAGACACGTCGCACAATCtcttgttagaaaattaatggaAGGATTGGTACGTGACATTGTCATCCTTGATCAGTTGGTTGATATGGATATTAATGCTATGTGGtagataattatttttaattttccaagGAGAGATTGAAGGAAATATCAAATTTGTTAATCTTTTAAAGTTTAGTatcaattttgtaaaagttaattattgaaatcttgaattataaaaatggaaaaaataatataattaatcctAAAAAgacatgtttttttaaataccaaGCATGCATTTCTTAAATATTCAGCAGACACGTAATAGATGtgtaaacaataattaagaaaattattcaaagtaattaattaatcagCGCATAAAACTCGGATGGTTGTAGAAAATTGGAAGGAAAACTTGAACATGGCTATTGGCTTGCATAGGAAacaaaggaaagagaaaagtcTTCCCAGTACTCTTTCCATCGGTCAGATATTGGTGCAGAGTGAGTGCAGACCATCCTGCTACTCTCGTGCACTAAATGTACAGTTTCAGTGACAACACGTGTTGCAGCTTTACTATGGGTCAGTTAGGTTCGGTGGGAATGTATGTTCAATCGTCaacgtttctttttttttttttttttttgtcagtgCCGGCAGTTCTCTTTCTTCCCTGCACTTCTGTCTCTGATACTATCAATGCCGCGTTGCTCTTAGAGAACTGCTGCTGTTGCCATTTCTATCTGACACTTTCAGCTTTCTGTCAAAATAAAAGGGTCATGTCTTTTCCACTCCCAAATCAGAGTAAGCTTATTCACATCATTTGCAGTTGTGCAAGCATCCAACTGTCACCTACTCATTGGAAATTCTGTGTCTGCTGTCACTTATCCATTGGGACATCAGATTTACAGGTTATCCACCACAGAAATTCCCCAAGACAAGGAAATTCATTGGAAAGTTGGGTGAAATTCAGGTAGTGTGTACACATCAGCATCAGGCCTGCCCACCAATCAGCTAGGCcttaactttttgttttttccttttctttttctctgtcaGAGGCTGGAGACAACAATTAGAccatttttttgagaaatgatattattttttaatattatactttacatctaacattactttaaatataattataataatatttaaaactaattactaccatgttatgttttttttaacaagaatCCACATGAAAACTCATGCAAGACATACATGTTTATTCAAAATTGATTGATAGGATAAGAATGCATCAAGGGCAGATTACAGACATTTTAATTTTGTCTTCATCTTAAAGCTAAAGCTGGCATGTGATGTCTTCCAATGACATGTGTAGCTGCCACATGATCATGTATGATAATTAAGTCGTAAAAAACCGCATTAAGTGTATTTGGAGCATAATCCATGACTCTTGAGAAACTTTGTGTCGACTGATGAATATGGTCTTTGACCTAACAATGTCTAATCTTTCATTTCCAAAACATGattaaaacaattcaaattaattcTTGCACCACGCTTGCTTCGACACGTGTGCGTGATTAGAATCTAATGAGGCTAAAAGTACATGATTAAGCATATTAAACCAGTTTCTGGAAGTGCTTACaattagaggaattaagatCCGACATAGCATGTGCACCTCATCTCTTTACCTTCACCACCGGGGATGGGGTCAAAAAATATTGATCAGGCCAACACATCACATTCAATTTCATCCCTACATATTCTCATATATTCCACTCTCTCTTTCAACAGATCAtctgcacacacacacatatatatatatataaatgatagttacagttgtAAGTGCATAAGTATCTTGCAATCActtcgaaaaaaataaataaatacgagattcacatgaaaaaataataatttttttaatagttgacctcactttttttcaaagctacTGCACGATGCTTACGTACTCCACGACTGCAtgtaatattacaaatatatatatatacatactttgAAGAGTTTTGTTTggcaaattaatacaactacaTGAAGTCCTTTATATATTGATAAGAGTGATTAGATTACTAACAAATAACAATATCGGGCTTTTAGGGAAAGGATAAGGATACAGATTCCATACCATGCAGTATCCTCCCTATTAGAGATATGACCCAAAAGACCATAATTAggtatttaatatttcatataagAACAAAACCGTTGTGACTAGTGGCGtaatacctttttttatttttttttggaaagatgaCGGTAccttcaaaattttattaaaaattaaccCGCTTTTGGCGGAGGAATACTGTAGAAACGTCAAAACAGTACTAAAAAAAGGACAAATAAATCCATAGACATAAAATAGTGGCGTTATACCTAACTGCAATAGTCAATAGGTATATACAAATTCAAAATACACAATGTCCACACTAtttgaatgaaacaaaaaaaaaagtccaaatagTTGTAGTATTCTCGTTATTATCCTTGACTAATTTGTTCCGTTTGTTGCATGAGGTCACAATCATGGACCCTTCGATAATTGTAAAAGGAGAAGACTAGAGTCGAAGCTATTAATCTCGTtcatctgattttttttttttttttaattagtacaTGGTGTCCAAAAATAAAGTCCCAACTAATCTCAGAGACGCACAAGTCCTTGATAAGGAGTTTCTTACAAGTGCACCTCGGATAATTCAATGAAAAATTCTCTCAATCCGATGGTTTTTAAAAATTGTCTGCATTCAAgaagatttgaaccttagatctAAAAGGATCATACCACCAAAATAAAGTTTTACGACTTGAACCAACTCTTAGGAGTTTATCTGACTTCTTATGATCATGTATTTAGCaattaatattagaataaaGCTAATGACTTGATTTATCTTGATGGAGTATGTACGTAGACTCTCCCTAACGAGTCACGAGCATGCCTAATCCCTTCCTAACCgatcatatatttattcattatatacaCTATTATGATCACGTACTTCAATTGAGAGCTCCAACCGCTGACTTAATTCCCTCGTAATTTTTGTCAACCGTACGTAGAACTTAATGAACACATACAACCTCGATGCATGGTTAGGGTCATTTTTGTTCTGGTTTTAATGGTGTTAAATTATGGTGCTTGAATGTTGTGCTCAAATAGACACAATATCAATGCATACATGACATCAACGTGGGTGAGGGAATATTTATGGAGTAGGAGGGGTCTCCCTGTCTGTTGGATTCCAACTTGAACAGAAGAACAAGTACTACAAGATAATTTTGTTTACCTAAGGTACGACACCACCCAAGTTTTTATGTCCATATCTGGAGAAAAAGTATTGACAGATCTATACCATTGGTTCAATCAACCTTATTGCCAAGTGTTCGATcggtctttcttttttcctaatTTCTCGTTACTTCCACAAGATCTCTATAATTAGTGGAAGATCTTCTGAAAGTCTGTATTCTTTGGTCTAACACACTTTTCTCCCTTACTTTCAACAACAATCTTTGGATGAGTCGTGTTACACAGAAATTTTACACTCAGCAAACCACTTAAAAAACatgtaatattacttttttatcctcacatttcacattttatatttcattaaatatgaGGGTGAAAGAGTAAAATCACATATGTTTAAGTGGTGTCAAGTGTGTAGGAGTGTGGGgcttatgtttagaatttttatgTCTTTGGAAATAACTTTTCTACAATTCTATTCTTAGTGGGGAAAATGTTACATAACTCGATCGTAATCAAAATGGGAGTGGCTGCAGTTTGGCAGTTATATAAGGAAACCTGGATATGATATCCAACCAACCCTTTtatagaaattcaaaaaaaaaaatgaaaactttattGCTCTTTTTTTTGGTGTCAGGCCCAAAGCTATTTTGGGGGTATGTTCCTAAGGCCATTGGGATTATCCAATACATAAGTTGGGCCCAACTGCCTAACCCGAGTACCCCCAAGCTTAACTGGATTGTTTGAGTTAACACCttctataattttctaataaaagcTTATCCAAGATCAAGCtcaagttaaaagaaaataataataagaacaaCTTTATCATCAACATGAGATGCCTAAGAGTGGCTGCTGATCAAGTCATCAAGCAAACAACTTGATTTTTTGACAGTTGTTATTTATTGAACTTTTAGGACTGAGAATATTGACACCCACTTTCTAAACAATACCAAGATCAATAAACATATCCCACAAATTATCGAATTctccaataaataataaatcaaaatttccCCCTTTTTTGGTGAACAACAACCTAATAATACATGCACAAGTCATGTACATTACCTATAGCCTCGACTCAACTCAATTCTACACGATGAACACGTACAGAGAACATATATACAGGCACATGCAACATGGTGTAACCTTTTGGACATCAATGTAAGCATGTATATACTAAAATTCCAAATATACACTGCCAACCACAATTATCAAAACCAAAGAAGTCTAAAACCCGCGTCCTCTTATTGCATTTCCTTCACAATTTCCTCAACCAAATCTCCAATTATCAGACACACCATATCTTTTCCCATGACATTGACCTCTTCATCTATAAATACAGACCAATGGGTTGATCCCAGATCCCGGGCCACCATAGTATCAAATGAGCAGTGGGATTTGTCAGTAGGAGGGTGTAAGTGTATACGGATAATCTCCCACACACAATCCAATAACCTCCTTCTACATAAAGTGGGCAGCATAGAGGAatgaatcatttttcttttgaatttcaacaTGGACGAAAGTGGTCCAAGAAGAGTTGAAAGTGTCTCATTTAACAAATCAAATAGCATCTTGTGATCTACCTTCTCATTGTGATTCTTTATCGTGCTCTCATCCTCCTTGGCCAATTTTATGTATGCTTCTTCCACTTCTTCAAAGACGAAGTTGCTGATAGGCTTTGCAATTGTGCCCCATCTAACTAAAGATTTATCAGATGATCCATCATACAAGCCAGAAGAAACGAGCAGATCTCTTATGTAAGCTTCTGTTGGGTCAGCCAGCTCAACCGTTTCAGACTCATTGGACTCCTGTTCGATTGTTGTGTCCTCAGGCCCATGAGACTTGAGTTGATTTAGTTGCTTCCGCAGCTCTGTAAAATCGAAACGTAGGAATTAGCGTGAGATAATTATTTCACATGTTGCTATAATGCCAGAAAAAAACACATGGATCTCTTCTAGGTTTGCTAGACTCGTCTTTTGTAGCATATAGCAAACAAAAGTTCATCTGTATATTTGCAAGCAGGTGCAGAAGCCATAAGAGACATTTGCCTGTGTCCTTGACTCAATCAAAATCAACAATGAAATGAGCCATAGAAAGCAGCACAAGTTTACAACACTCCATAAACAGGCATACACCATTTCGCACATATGCAGAATTTTATATGTCAACGCTGGAAATCAATTGTTTCCATACCATTCAGATTGGAGCTGATCTCTTTAAAAACTTGTGGCATGTCATCATCTACTGGAGTTACATCCGGTGTTGACATTGGGCTGATATGGTCTGCTGGCCTCCAGAAATCTTCTTGAGCACTGCTGCACACAGATGCAGGGCTAGGAGGCACCTCAGTGGAGTTATCCTAAAACCACACCATAAAAGTTTCGTTAACTTGAGCACAAGAAGAAATGGTAAACAATTGAGCCCATACCATACTTACATTCgtgaaaaaacatataaatgAAGAGATAGTATATTCTTACATGCCTCTCGCCATAGTTCAGAAGCACTGTTGGTCCACTCATGATATCTCCCATAAGAGTGTGTTCACCGCTACGTGATTCCACCATTGTTTGGATCCTTTTGCCAAACAGCCTCCTTCTAAAAGCGAAACTGTATCTGAAATTGgaaactttttctttaaaattaaacttttctTTCCTCTGGTTTTTTAAATCCACTGCAACATTATCAATGGCTTCATGCTTTCTCCAAATGTGGGCTCCAGTCAAAATGTGACGATCTTCCAGAAGAAGCTTCCCAAATGATGTTCCTGAGACTGGGGCTGACAAGGACCGCATGAGATTTCTAGGGGACAACTCTCTCTGGAGCACTCCATCATCTGACCCATGCCTGAAAGATCGTGTTTGCATTTCTCGTTCATCCTTCACAATTTCCAGGCAGCTCACCTCATTTTCGGCCGTCAGTGTATCTCTAGCTTTTTTTAGTTTGACCTTCTCATTTTCTAACACTGATGATGAAGAGGTTGCAATGGGGACGTCAAGTGTTTCTTTCTTGAGAACATTCCTTCGTCTCTCTGACAAGAATTTCCTGGTATCTCTGCTGATGAAATCTGGGGAACCTGGTCCATTGAACTGAATTTCACTTCTATATGATCTTGTTGATTCTGACCTGCGCAAATTACTTCCAAGATCCTTAGTCACACTATCTCGGACTTGTTTTGCTATATGCCTAGCAATCTGTTTTGGATCTGATGGCTTTTCGCTGAAAGGGGTCTCAATTCCACTGCCTCTGCCCGTACAGCCCTCTTAAGAGTGTGCCCTTGCAGTTCACATTTCAACCGCTCCTTTACCTCCTCAAGAAAATCTTCTATGCTACCTCGCTCTGCTAAAGTGCCCGAGGGACTTGTCCAAGATTCTTCATTGTTATAAATCATATCTGGACCGGGCTTCAATATCACTATTTTTGTGGGAGCAGAAGATTTCTCCAGTTTCTGACTAGAACTCATCAGGTAGGGCTGCTCAAAGTTTCTCCTTATGGTCCTACTTCTCAAAGGTAGAGATTCTTTTTGCTCAGACGGGAAAAATTCCATGTTATCTCCAGGTTGCTCCAAATTGCCTCTTTCAGATGACCTTGCCATTAATGCATGATTCTCAGGTTCTCTGGGCCTCTCACTTGCTGTTCTCCCAGAAGTTGCATAAAGTGCCATCTTTTCCTTGTTGAGGTCCTCTTGAGCAAGCAATTGTCCAGGGATGCTGTCAAGTTCAATAACCCTTGAACATTCCTTAAACCTGGCTGCTTGCCATGCTTCAAATTCTTTCTTGAACTTCTGTAGTTCCTCCTCTTGAGGATGTTCTCGCCGCCTAGGTTTTCCTAAATTTTGCTCACTGCTCCATCTATCAGCACTTCTATCTTTACTAAGGTAAGATGGGTTGAATTCCATCAGCATGGACGAATTTGAGTCCCAAGAGACATCAGCAACTGAGCTCTTTCCATTCCTTTCCTTCTTAGATAACTTTGTTCCCatgttttcattctttttgACTATTGGTTGAACTGCATAATTTGTAGCTAACGGCAACATGTCCACTCCCATCAGCCGCGCAACAATGCTTGGGGCATTTTGTCTGGTGTTTGATTGTTTGGTTACTTCCTCatttatcaacttcttcattGAAGCCTCAATTGGGTAGCAATTCTTTTCAGACCAGTCTTCTTCAACTTGATGAGAGAACTGATAGATAATAGCAAAAGTGCATTTTTGCAACAGGTTACTACAAGATATATGTGAAGCAATCATTTTGGAACAGTAGGTAATATTTAAAAACTGTTTCTTAGAAAAGCAGGTCATAATTAAAAACTTATTCAAGGAAACTAACTGACCTATATCGGTAGAACATAGCTAAGTTAAAAAGGACTCAACAAGAAATGATGATGGTTGATTATAGAAAATATCTTGTGAGGTTTGCCTCTCATAGCTTTATAGAAGTAAACCCTTcaaaaataggataaaaaagTTCACCAGATTTTCACTGAAATGAGAATATAATAGCAAAATACTTGAGGAAAGCCAACACAAAGCACCCAAAGAAATAACGAGAACGCTTTCATGCTCACTCCAATACCCAAGAAGATTCATGCCCATCAGAAATCCCATAATAGTTGCTCCCAAATCCCTACAATTCCACTCAAGAACTATAACTGCACACTTGTGAAGACCACAAACTTGCTACCCCAAGAGTGCAGTCTCCACACATAATAACCATCTTGTCACATTAAAGCTATAGCAAGGCATGCAATGAAAGTTACCGGTACATCTCCTACAGCACAATAGCTCTGAGGAGTTTCTAATCGCAGCTCCAGACTATTCTGAGGAGCTTCAAGGCCTGCAAAGTAATTAGAATAACAACATTGCCTTAGTAAGCTGGGTAAGAGAGTAAGATCAGTAAGATCAGTAAGAAACAATGCAAGCACTATTTCATTCACTCTTCTGGAGAGgcaattttcttattttttaatgttggtTTGATGTGGAGATATACCATCCATCAGGACTTTACTTCCAGACCTCTAGTGGAAACCTATAGACGAAATGTTCCAAGATTTTGTTGATATAAATCAGCCAAGTTTGTTTCCTCATAAATGCATGGCACACCCGAGAAATCAATACCCTGAACTTACTGATATAAACATTGTTCATCAAATCGCCAAATTGAAACCATTGGCAATAAAAGCCATCGAGATGTTTATATTTAAACTATAGATTCTAAAACGAAAACATAGACAACGATTTAAGTGCATGAGCCTGTAAAAGAAAAGCGTTCAAGGAGCCTTTCCTAGTATACATACTCTTCTGCCGACGCATAGAAGGGGGCAAAGATACTTACCCCCAACATGTCTCTTCTGCGTACGAACTTTCCTGGCCATGTTCCCCTGATTGAAGTCGAAGAAGTGCAAGAAGCCTCCCATGCAGCCAGCGCGCTATAAAAAGGCTGTCATCAACTCATCCCCTTGCTACCGAGTCACCAATTCCATGTATGTATCACCCCATTAAAAGCAAAAGGAAGTATCTTTTGCAGTCTTCAACCTATAGTCTGCAAATTGCACAAATTACCCAGGTATCTTTCAAATTGCATTTGGATATTggatatatatatcaagttcaAATTGGTCAATTATACACATACTGACACACACGGGTGTGATTTTGAAGTGGTGACCGGATTGGAGCCCAATTCAAGACTCACgagtgaatttaaaaaataagagcaaGAAATCTATGAGCTGAGTTCATAGAGTTTTCATACGAAAAACACAAATCATAAGAGGCAAATTTTGAATCTTGGAAACTGTAAAGCAAATTTGAATCTTGGAAAGTATAAAACGTCCAGTCAACTAAGCCTACTACGATCGATTGAATTCGTTTAAGACTATTTCAGACTGTTGAAattgttgggaaaaaaaaaaaaaaccaatgtaCAAAGCTAtaaggattttatttttcgcATTTTCACACAATTCCGTTAACCGATTtcatacacttttttttatcaaggaGCAAACGTACCGTTGAGAGAAGTATTATGAGCCCAGAAAAGGCATcgcatcaacaacaacaaaattggTAAGATTCGGAAACGAAGAAGGTTGCGAGGAGCCTCGGTAAATGGATTCGAGCGCAACAAAATAGTTGATAGAAATCAGTGAATCCAgtgattgagagagagagagagagagagggagagagggaatTCAAAGGTAGAATTTGTACAGTTTTTGAGCCCCAAAAACAATAGTAGTTAGTAGTGATTgcggtaaaataaaaaattatttatttattgaagaaataaatttatataaaaagtcaTTAAGAGTGTGTTTGAACGTTGAAGTGAGTTAAattgatataataaaatattattagaatattattttttaatattattattattttgagatttgaaaaagttgaattgtttattatattttatattaaaatttaaaaaaattataataatgagttgagatgagttaagatgagttgattgtaattaaacatccaaacaaagcctaagtTAGTAGAAGAAGGTGGAGTCCGTTATTACTCGACCAGAAAGCGGAAAGCTTCCATCTTCGCCCTTTCCTTTTCTGTTTTTCCGCCCCTCCCCTCCTCTACCCTTATTCTTATACCCATAGGTCAAGTTGGAAAAATATCTAAgacgttattttttttttttcatatataaaatgcaagaaataataagtaatgttatcatttattttaatttttattatttttagtaacATTACTTACGTGACATATTTAGATATATCTTATGTCTATTatcttaataaataattatttaaaatatatcacaacaattaaaaataataaa
This genomic interval from Juglans microcarpa x Juglans regia isolate MS1-56 chromosome 4D, Jm3101_v1.0, whole genome shotgun sequence contains the following:
- the LOC121259780 gene encoding LOW QUALITY PROTEIN: uncharacterized protein LOC121259780 (The sequence of the model RefSeq protein was modified relative to this genomic sequence to represent the inferred CDS: inserted 1 base in 1 codon), whose protein sequence is MGGFLHFFDFNQGNMARKVRTQKRHVGGLEAPQNSLELRLETPQSYCAVGDVPFSHQVEEDWSEKNCYPIEASMKKLINEEVTKQSNTRQNAPSIVARLMGVDMLPLATNYAVQPIVKKNENMGTKLSKKERNGKSSVADVSWDSNSSMLMEFNPSYLSKDRSADRWSSEQNLGKPRRREHPQEEELQKFKKEFEAWQAARFKECSRVIELDSIPGQLLAQEDLNKEKMALYATSGRTASERPREPENHALMARSSERGNLEQPGDNMEFFPSEQKESLPLRSRTIRRNFEQPYLMSSSQKLEKSSAPTKIVILKPGPDMIYNNEESWTSPSGTLAERGSIEDFLEEVKERLKCELQGHTLKRAXTGRGSGIETPFSEKPSDPKQIARHIAKQVRDSVTKDLGSNLRRSESTRSYRSEIQFNGPGSPDFISRDTRKFLSERRRNVLKKETLDVPIATSSSSVLENEKVKLKKARDTLTAENEVSCLEIVKDEREMQTRSFRHGSDDGVLQRELSPRNLMRSLSAPVSGTSFGKLLLEDRHILTGAHIWRKHEAIDNVAVDLKNQRKEKFNFKEKVSNFRYSFAFRRRLFGKRIQTMVESRSGEHTLMGDIMSGPTVLLNYGERHDNSTEVPPSPASVCSSAQEDFWRPADHISPMSTPDVTPVDDDMPQVFKEISSNLNELRKQLNQLKSHGPEDTTIEQESNESETVELADPTEAYIRDLLVSSGLYDGSSDKSLVRWGTIAKPISNFVFEEVEEAYIKLAKEDESTIKNHNEKVDHKMLFDLLNETLSTLLGPLSSMLKFKRKMIHSSMLPTLCRRRLLDCVWEIIRIHLHPPTDKSHCSFDTMVARDLGSTHWSVFIDEEVNVMGKDMVCLIIGDLVEEIVKEMQ